In a single window of the Planctomycetia bacterium genome:
- a CDS encoding cation transporter: MSHVQHHTTALELRAAAASVCVGVVLLALKFAAYLLTGSAAIFSDALESIVNVLASAFTLYAVRLAHQPADEEHPYGHGKVEFMSAGFEGGLILIAALVIAFKSLDVLLFSPMKVEQIGIGLGLVTVAMTANGAVGVYLIRLGRSNGSMALEASGKHLLTDAITSVTVLVALVVIKFTGWTYADPIVALVMAAYIARMGVSLLRRAAAGILDEQDPTDARKLERIMTSHVGPAGREPRICSFHKLRHRHAGRYHWVDFHAVVPARLNVEQGHTIASAIEYEIEQKLGHANATGHIEPCVDADCANCRLI; this comes from the coding sequence GTGAGCCATGTGCAACATCACACGACGGCCCTTGAGCTTCGCGCTGCCGCGGCGAGTGTTTGCGTGGGCGTTGTGCTGCTTGCGCTGAAGTTTGCCGCGTATCTCTTGACGGGGTCGGCGGCGATCTTTTCCGATGCGCTGGAGTCGATCGTCAACGTGCTGGCATCGGCGTTCACGCTTTATGCCGTGCGACTGGCGCATCAGCCTGCCGACGAGGAGCATCCCTACGGGCACGGCAAGGTCGAATTCATGTCGGCGGGGTTTGAGGGCGGGCTTATTCTGATCGCCGCGCTGGTGATCGCGTTCAAGTCGCTCGACGTGCTTTTGTTCAGCCCGATGAAGGTCGAGCAGATCGGCATCGGGCTGGGGCTTGTCACTGTCGCCATGACGGCCAATGGGGCGGTCGGCGTTTATCTGATTCGGCTGGGGCGATCCAACGGCTCGATGGCCCTGGAGGCCAGCGGCAAGCACCTGCTGACCGACGCGATTACATCGGTCACGGTACTTGTCGCGCTGGTTGTCATCAAGTTCACCGGCTGGACCTACGCCGACCCCATTGTCGCTCTGGTCATGGCCGCTTACATCGCCCGAATGGGCGTCAGCCTTTTGCGCCGAGCGGCGGCGGGCATCCTTGATGAGCAGGATCCCACCGACGCGCGCAAGCTGGAACGCATAATGACCAGCCACGTCGGTCCGGCCGGGCGCGAGCCGCGAATCTGTTCGTTTCACAAGCTGCGGCATCGCCACGCGGGGCGGTATCACTGGGTGGATTTTCACGCGGTCGTGCCTGCGCGGCTGAACGTCGAGCAGGGTCACACGATTGCCAGCGCGATTGAGTACGAGATCGAGCAGAAACTCGGGCACGCCAACGCGACGGGGCATATCGAGCCGTGCGTTGATGCGGACTGCGCGAATTGCCGGCTGATTTGA
- a CDS encoding class I SAM-dependent methyltransferase has translation MAKYSVKTDKHILYQHSVQSADAEVDFIDRLYKKTYGRAATLFREDFCGTQLISCEWVKMRPKNVAYGIDLHKPTLAWGMKHNISKLPKAAAARVHQVNKNVLDVSAPKMHVIGAFNFSYFIFKERRDLVAYFSAVRKSLAPKGMFVCDAYGGWESQQVMKEKTKIKNFTYIWEQAVYNPINDHTVCHIHFKFKNGTMVKRAFTYDWRLWTLGGVRDALLDAGFATADVYWEDEDKKGEGTGIYRKRKSADNSPGWNAYMVALP, from the coding sequence ATGGCCAAGTACAGCGTCAAGACCGACAAGCACATTTTGTATCAACATTCCGTCCAGTCCGCCGATGCGGAGGTGGACTTCATCGATCGACTTTACAAGAAGACCTACGGGCGGGCGGCGACGCTCTTTCGGGAGGATTTCTGCGGGACGCAGCTTATCTCCTGCGAGTGGGTGAAGATGCGTCCGAAGAACGTCGCCTACGGCATCGACCTTCACAAGCCGACGCTGGCCTGGGGCATGAAGCACAATATCAGCAAGCTGCCCAAGGCGGCGGCGGCGCGGGTGCACCAGGTGAACAAGAACGTGCTGGACGTTTCGGCGCCGAAGATGCACGTGATCGGGGCGTTTAACTTCAGCTATTTCATCTTCAAGGAGCGGCGCGACCTTGTGGCGTATTTCAGCGCGGTGCGAAAGTCGCTGGCGCCCAAGGGCATGTTTGTCTGCGACGCGTACGGCGGCTGGGAGTCGCAGCAGGTGATGAAGGAAAAGACGAAGATCAAGAACTTCACGTATATCTGGGAGCAGGCGGTCTATAACCCGATCAACGATCACACGGTTTGCCATATTCATTTCAAGTTCAAGAACGGGACGATGGTCAAGCGGGCGTTTACTTATGACTGGCGGCTTTGGACGCTGGGCGGCGTAAGAGATGCGCTGCTCGATGCGGGTTTTGCGACGGCTGACGTATACTGGGAGGACGAGGACAAGAAAGGCGAGGGCACGGGCATCTATCGCAAGCGGAAGAGCGCGGATAATAGCCCGGGATGGAATGCGTACATGGTGGCGCTGCCGTAG
- a CDS encoding IS256 family transposase produces the protein MQESNESIETIPVPSRDVLTEILRDGAQRLLGQAIEAEVDGWIEGHADLRDPQGRRQVVKNGHHPTRTLVTGVGPVEVTQPRVWDRRIVGRGEAGEALDANGQAVERFCSSILPPYLRKTKAIEELIPWLYLKGISTGDFSEALQALVGPQAAGLSATTITRLMTSWQDEYQSWNRRSLEGKHYVYLWADGIHFNIRLEEDRQCILVLMGARADGRKELIAVVDGHRESEQSWYSLLLDCQQRGMTIDPKLATADGALGFWAALPKVYSTTRAQRCWVHKTANVLDKMPKRVQTGAKAKLHEIWMAPTRENANQAFDHFVAHYAAKYPGAAECLVKDREVLLTFYDFPAEHWRHLRTTNPIESTFATVRLRHRRTKGNGSRIACLAMVFKLCESAANHWRLLNGATLLPDVIAGVKFVNGEKAERNAA, from the coding sequence ATGCAGGAGAGTAACGAGTCGATCGAGACGATTCCAGTCCCCAGCCGAGACGTTTTGACGGAGATTCTGCGGGACGGGGCCCAACGGCTCCTGGGCCAGGCGATCGAGGCGGAGGTCGATGGCTGGATCGAAGGGCACGCCGATCTGCGCGATCCGCAAGGCCGCCGGCAGGTGGTCAAGAACGGCCATCATCCCACCCGGACCCTCGTCACCGGCGTCGGGCCGGTGGAGGTGACGCAGCCGCGGGTGTGGGACCGTCGGATCGTCGGCCGCGGCGAGGCCGGCGAAGCGTTGGATGCAAATGGCCAGGCCGTGGAGCGGTTCTGTTCGTCGATTTTGCCGCCGTACCTGCGGAAGACGAAGGCCATCGAGGAGTTGATCCCCTGGCTGTACCTCAAGGGCATCAGCACCGGAGACTTCAGCGAGGCCCTGCAGGCGCTGGTCGGTCCCCAGGCGGCGGGGCTCAGCGCCACGACGATCACGCGTTTGATGACGAGTTGGCAGGACGAGTACCAGTCATGGAATCGCCGCTCCCTGGAAGGCAAGCACTACGTGTACCTCTGGGCGGATGGGATTCACTTCAACATCCGCCTGGAGGAAGACCGGCAGTGCATTCTGGTGCTGATGGGCGCGAGGGCGGACGGCCGCAAGGAGCTGATCGCGGTGGTCGACGGCCATCGCGAGAGCGAGCAGTCGTGGTATTCGCTGCTGCTGGACTGCCAACAACGGGGCATGACGATCGACCCGAAGCTGGCCACGGCGGACGGAGCGCTGGGCTTCTGGGCGGCGCTGCCGAAGGTCTATTCGACGACCCGGGCGCAGCGCTGCTGGGTGCACAAGACGGCCAACGTGTTGGACAAGATGCCCAAGCGGGTGCAGACCGGCGCGAAGGCCAAGCTGCACGAGATCTGGATGGCGCCGACGCGGGAGAATGCGAACCAGGCGTTCGATCACTTCGTGGCCCACTACGCGGCCAAATACCCCGGCGCGGCCGAGTGCCTGGTGAAGGATCGCGAGGTGCTGCTGACGTTCTACGACTTCCCGGCCGAGCACTGGCGGCACCTGCGGACGACGAATCCGATCGAAAGTACGTTCGCCACGGTGCGGCTGCGTCACCGCCGGACCAAAGGCAACGGCAGTCGGATCGCGTGTCTGGCAATGGTGTTCAAGCTGTGCGAGTCCGCCGCGAACCACTGGCGGCTGCTCAATGGCGCGACGCTGCTTCCCGATGTCATCGCCGGTGTGAAGTTCGTCAATGGAGAAAAGGCCGAGAGAAACGCCGCCTGA
- the rnpA gene encoding ribonuclease P protein component has protein sequence MPSIRAKFPRTRRLSGDIAFARVFGAKCSASNRHLVVYVRENGLPYARLGLSVGRRLGGAVQRNRLKRLIREAFRMEAAALPGGFDLVCIPRPDSGATLEDYRAAIKSVTARALARFKASPPAKTEPRA, from the coding sequence TTGCCATCGATACGGGCGAAATTTCCGAGGACACGCAGGCTCTCGGGCGATATTGCGTTTGCGCGCGTCTTTGGGGCGAAATGCTCCGCGTCTAACCGGCATCTCGTGGTGTACGTTCGCGAGAATGGGCTGCCTTATGCGCGGCTGGGGCTGTCGGTCGGGCGGCGCCTTGGCGGGGCGGTGCAGCGGAATCGATTAAAGCGGCTGATTCGCGAGGCGTTTCGCATGGAAGCGGCCGCCCTGCCTGGCGGGTTCGATCTTGTGTGTATCCCAAGGCCCGATTCGGGTGCGACGCTTGAGGACTACCGCGCTGCCATCAAGTCGGTGACTGCCCGGGCACTTGCGCGATTCAAGGCTTCGCCGCCGGCGAAGACGGAGCCTCGGGCGTGA
- a CDS encoding alpha/beta hydrolase yields MTSESPITDGPDVAAEPVPASPQRRRMRWYFRVPIHAVIIYSAWCATLYFYQDKLLFPADMAPTPYPGEKYDLSTIVFKRHIDEGDVVGWLVPAAGALAAKPAPLVIFCHGNAEIIDDQARMIVGYQQLGFAVLLPEYRGYGRSAGTPSERGIVEDAVWFFDQAIERPEIDAGRIVIHGRSLGGGVAAGLADQRRPSALVLESTFTSAAAMARTYFAPGFLVKNPFHVDDVLRTLDVPTLVMHGSRDDIIPVAHGRTLKTLGDHVTYIEFDCRHNDFPGDGNEEKYWKDIGEFLVASGVISEIPPARPLRGRGR; encoded by the coding sequence ATGACCTCGGAATCACCCATTACTGACGGGCCCGACGTTGCCGCCGAACCGGTGCCGGCGTCACCTCAGCGCCGGCGCATGCGGTGGTATTTTCGCGTACCGATTCATGCGGTGATCATTTACAGCGCTTGGTGCGCGACGCTTTATTTTTATCAGGACAAGCTTCTGTTCCCGGCCGACATGGCGCCGACGCCGTACCCGGGCGAGAAGTACGATCTTTCGACCATCGTCTTCAAGCGGCACATTGATGAGGGCGACGTCGTCGGCTGGCTGGTACCGGCGGCTGGCGCTCTTGCCGCCAAGCCGGCACCGCTGGTCATCTTCTGCCACGGCAATGCGGAGATCATCGACGATCAGGCGCGGATGATTGTGGGCTATCAGCAGCTTGGGTTCGCGGTTTTGCTTCCTGAGTATCGCGGGTACGGTCGATCGGCGGGGACGCCGAGCGAGCGAGGGATTGTTGAGGACGCGGTTTGGTTTTTCGATCAGGCGATCGAGCGGCCGGAGATCGACGCGGGGCGGATTGTGATTCACGGGCGATCGCTGGGGGGCGGGGTTGCGGCGGGACTGGCGGATCAGCGGCGGCCCAGCGCCCTGGTGCTCGAGTCCACCTTTACGAGTGCCGCGGCGATGGCACGAACATACTTTGCTCCGGGGTTTCTGGTCAAGAACCCGTTTCACGTGGACGACGTGCTGCGGACGCTCGACGTGCCGACGCTGGTCATGCATGGCAGCCGCGACGACATCATTCCCGTGGCGCACGGCCGGACGCTCAAGACGCTGGGCGATCACGTGACGTACATCGAGTTTGACTGCCGGCACAACGATTTTCCCGGGGATGGCAACGAGGAGAAGTACTGGAAGGACATCGGGGAGTTTCTCGTTGCCAGCGGGGTGATCAGCGAGATACCACCGGCGCGCCCCCTTCGAGGGCGAGGGCGATGA
- the purN gene encoding phosphoribosylglycinamide formyltransferase, with protein MTRRRDRKARRGDGGDGKFRLAVMISGGGTSLQNLIDRIRDGRLPGVEIAVVISSRSEVAGVARAEAAGLPVDVIRVKDVPDAAKFSDHIALTLDVYAPDLVVQAGWLCYWVPPAKWMGKVINIHPALLPKFGGKGFYGSHVHEAVLSAGETETGATVHLVDHEYDHGKILAQRKCPVEPGDTAETLAARVMALERELLPEVIRTFASKR; from the coding sequence ATGACACGACGGCGAGACAGAAAAGCGCGGCGCGGCGACGGCGGCGACGGGAAGTTTCGCCTTGCGGTGATGATTTCCGGCGGCGGGACGAGTCTGCAAAACCTGATCGACCGCATTCGCGACGGACGACTGCCGGGGGTGGAGATCGCGGTCGTCATTTCGTCGCGCAGCGAGGTGGCGGGGGTGGCGCGGGCCGAGGCGGCGGGCCTGCCTGTTGATGTCATTCGCGTGAAAGATGTTCCCGACGCGGCGAAGTTCAGCGACCATATCGCCCTGACGCTGGACGTGTACGCGCCGGACCTCGTGGTGCAAGCGGGCTGGCTCTGCTATTGGGTACCGCCGGCGAAGTGGATGGGCAAGGTGATCAACATTCACCCCGCGCTGCTGCCGAAATTCGGCGGGAAGGGTTTTTACGGCAGCCACGTGCATGAGGCCGTGCTGTCGGCGGGCGAGACGGAGACGGGGGCGACGGTTCACCTGGTCGATCACGAATACGACCATGGGAAGATTCTGGCGCAGCGGAAGTGCCCGGTGGAGCCGGGGGATACGGCGGAGACGCTGGCTGCCAGGGTGATGGCATTAGAGCGGGAGCTTTTACCGGAAGTGATTCGGACTTTTGCGAGCAAGAGGTAG
- a CDS encoding DUF2029 domain-containing protein, translated as MTQVTSPAAVPAASTARMRGGYFLVGGFIVVAAWQMTAARLGEYHGDFVIYENAARSLYENPERPIHEGEPGYVYPPFLAVAIRPFHVIPQPWRSLVWDLLRWACIGVALCVCHRRVTEIYSASAATIAVGFCVIAGLRPLWHDTWNGNVNAFLLLATMGGWQALATDRPMKAGGFWSVIAAMKPASSAILLAPLVRRPSRAAKCWASCAAGLLVTTVLLLIVIFGWDVAWMQIAEFPEGAATPTGAVFTRFSNFSLGLATARLWGVVTGTYSEEPEASVFMMGRIVSSVLLVVVLGMMMLRLRRRNDRRSIDYAVAGLCVGSTLISPVVWFAHYLALTPAYAVLVGETLGHRSRRMRTLCGIAVFFCSSIITAKATILKTLVWGPLALLTVIWLLAYQPLPRETQD; from the coding sequence GTGACGCAGGTGACCTCCCCCGCCGCCGTGCCAGCCGCCTCTACGGCGCGAATGCGCGGCGGGTATTTTCTGGTCGGTGGGTTTATCGTCGTCGCAGCTTGGCAGATGACGGCGGCGCGACTTGGGGAATACCACGGCGACTTTGTCATTTATGAGAATGCCGCGCGGAGCCTCTATGAGAATCCGGAGAGGCCGATCCATGAGGGCGAGCCGGGGTATGTTTATCCGCCGTTTCTCGCGGTGGCCATCCGGCCGTTTCACGTTATTCCGCAGCCGTGGCGAAGTCTTGTCTGGGACCTGCTGCGCTGGGCATGCATCGGCGTCGCCCTTTGTGTGTGCCATCGACGCGTCACAGAGATATACTCCGCGAGCGCGGCGACGATTGCCGTGGGATTCTGTGTCATAGCGGGACTGCGTCCGCTTTGGCACGACACGTGGAACGGGAACGTCAACGCGTTTTTGCTGCTTGCGACGATGGGCGGCTGGCAGGCGCTGGCGACAGACAGGCCGATGAAGGCGGGCGGGTTTTGGTCGGTCATTGCGGCGATGAAGCCGGCGAGCTCGGCCATCCTTCTTGCGCCGCTGGTGCGCAGGCCATCCCGCGCGGCGAAGTGCTGGGCGTCTTGCGCGGCGGGGCTCCTTGTGACGACGGTGCTTCTGCTGATTGTCATCTTCGGATGGGACGTCGCGTGGATGCAGATCGCGGAGTTCCCGGAGGGCGCGGCGACGCCGACGGGTGCGGTCTTTACGCGTTTCAGCAACTTTTCTCTGGGACTCGCGACGGCGCGACTTTGGGGCGTCGTGACGGGGACCTACAGCGAGGAACCGGAGGCGAGCGTCTTCATGATGGGGCGCATCGTCAGCAGCGTCCTTCTGGTGGTGGTGCTTGGGATGATGATGCTGCGACTGCGACGGCGGAACGATCGCCGCTCCATCGACTATGCCGTGGCCGGGCTCTGTGTGGGCAGCACGCTGATCTCCCCCGTTGTGTGGTTCGCACACTATCTTGCGCTGACGCCGGCCTATGCGGTTCTCGTGGGCGAGACGCTCGGCCATCGGAGTCGGCGAATGCGGACGCTTTGCGGCATCGCGGTCTTTTTCTGTTCTTCGATTATCACGGCGAAGGCGACGATCCTGAAGACGCTCGTTTGGGGTCCGCTGGCACTTCTGACCGTTATCTGGCTGCTGGCTTATCAACCATTGCCGCGGGAAACCCAGGATTGA
- a CDS encoding alpha/beta hydrolase translates to MALSVFAVLSLSMFGCERVFYYPDQHDRGSPADDGLAFEDVHFTASDGVRLHGWFLPATDGAARATVLHLHGNAANVTGHFPFVSWMPAAGFNVFTIDYRGYGRSEGSVSREGTIRDARAALDYLRGRADVDAKRIILFGQSIGGAIAIALAAERRGELAAVVLDSPFTDYREIARHHILRNPVMLLVAWWFPFGIEKGHDPIDCIGRISPTPILIMHGKDDRIVPPSMGQRLFDAASEPKELWQVDATDHMEVWDTHREEAIARFVALVDQLQ, encoded by the coding sequence TTGGCATTGAGCGTCTTCGCGGTACTCTCCCTCTCCATGTTCGGTTGCGAGCGAGTCTTCTACTACCCCGACCAGCACGATCGTGGCAGCCCCGCTGACGACGGCCTCGCCTTCGAGGATGTCCACTTCACCGCCTCCGACGGCGTTCGCCTGCACGGCTGGTTCCTCCCGGCGACCGACGGCGCCGCCCGGGCAACCGTCCTCCACCTGCACGGCAACGCCGCCAACGTCACCGGCCACTTCCCCTTCGTAAGCTGGATGCCCGCCGCCGGCTTCAACGTCTTCACCATCGACTATCGCGGCTATGGGCGGAGCGAGGGTAGCGTCTCGCGCGAGGGAACAATCCGCGACGCCCGGGCAGCGCTGGACTATCTCCGTGGCCGGGCCGATGTCGACGCAAAGCGCATCATTCTATTTGGCCAGTCAATCGGTGGTGCGATTGCCATTGCACTCGCCGCCGAGCGCCGCGGCGAATTGGCGGCCGTCGTGCTGGATTCTCCCTTCACCGATTACCGCGAAATCGCCCGGCACCACATCCTGCGAAACCCGGTCATGCTGCTGGTGGCATGGTGGTTTCCGTTCGGAATCGAAAAGGGCCACGACCCGATCGACTGCATCGGCCGCATCTCACCGACGCCGATCCTGATCATGCACGGCAAGGACGACCGCATCGTCCCGCCGTCAATGGGGCAGCGTCTCTTCGACGCCGCTAGCGAGCCGAAGGAACTCTGGCAGGTCGACGCAACCGATCACATGGAAGTCTGGGACACCCACCGCGAAGAAGCCATCGCGAGATTCGTGGCGCTCGTCGATCAATTGCAATAA